Sequence from the Chloroflexota bacterium genome:
TGGGACGGGAGGGACTCTTGCTGCCGTTGGACCCCTTCAGCGACTCCGCGGATGCAGCTCTGGAGCGGGAGTTCTTCCCAAGTGTAGTCAGCGAATTCCGCAGCAGCGGCGTTCTCTACGGACTGCCCATCGCCGCGCGTCCGCTCATGCTCTACTACGATGAAGCGTTCCTCAAGGAACACGACGTGCCGCCACCGGACGCAAGCTGGAACTGGCACGACTTGGCGGAGAACGCCGCGAGGCTCACCACGTATTCGGAAGACGGCACGGTGGCCCGCTGGGGGCTGGTCGCCCATTTGGAGGAGGTCTGGTGGGCGCTGTGGCAGAACGAAGCGATGGTACTTGATCCGGAGAGCTCACAATGCCGGTTGCGGGAACCGGCGGCGAGGGCGGCCCTGCAATTCGTGCAGGACCTGATGCACAAGCAGCGCGTCTCGCCACCGCTTACCGGCGTCGACTTGCAGGAGTTACTCTTCAATCGAAGCTCGCTGCCGGCAATGCTCTATGATCATCCCCTTTCGCGATTCGACCTGAGAGGGTTTCGCATGGCTCCGCTGCCTCGGGGAAGAGTGCATGCCGTGCCCATGAGAGCCGGCCTTGGTCTCGCGATTGCCGCGCGGACAAAGCGCCCCGAGGAGGCGTACACGGCGCTGCTGGGCTTCAACCGCGCCATGCAGCAGCAGGCCTCGATACCCGCCGGTAGGGCGGCGGTCGCGCGGCTGTCAGAATTTCGCACTGACCTCCGTCAGTCAGAAGTGGCCGCGATACAGCACGCGCTGGCACATGGACGGGCGATTCCGGAGCCAGAGCCCGGCTGGGAATACATTGCCATGTACGAAGCCATGCAGCACCTTGGCCGCGGCGAGGACGTAGCGGCAGCGGTTATCGGCGCGTGCGATCTCGTTCACAAGTATCGGGAGAGGCAACCGAGTCCTTGACGAAAGCGGTTGCGGCGCATGCGGAACGAGTACCGGTTATGTAAGAGGCTTGGCGTCTTCATGCTGGGTACCTGCTCTACCCAGGTCTACCCAAATTATGTCCCTCTCGATGGCTTGGCGAAACCTTGGCCGCAGTGTGTCGAGCATGAGCACGTCTACGTGGCTGCCGAACTGTGCCTCCAGGTAATCGATAATGGCGAAGTATTCCCGCAGAGTTTGATGTTCTGGGGGCAAGTCAATAACGACGTCCAGGTCGCTGCAATCTTGGGCTTCATCGCGTGCGACTGAGCCAATCAGCCCAATGGCGGCAACGCCGAGTTCTGCAATTTCCTGGCGGTGTTGGAAAATAGTCTGAACTACGTCTTCTCTCGTAAGTGGCATGACAGACCGTTCTGACGCTGTGATGCACAGTCTTGCGTACTGATAACCGCCATTCCCTATTATTCGTAATCTGTTCTTCTCACACCTCGACCGGAACTCTGGCGTTTTGAAAGATCTCCTGCAGCCGCGCTATCACGGTCGGTACCTCGCTCAGGCGCAATTCGACGGGGTCTATATAGAAGAACCCCTCATCTACGTGGTGGGCGCGGGGGTGGATGGACGGCGTGCCGGCTTTCAACGCTTCGCAGACTGCCTCAGCCGTCGTGCCGGTGACGGCGGGATCGACGATGATCTTCGCCCGCGCCTGCGGGTTGCCGGTGATGTCCGGCTCAGATATTGCCGTGATGCCGGGGATGTCCGCCATGGCTGCAACCACGGGGTCTGTTTTTGCGTCCATGTCCGCGAAATAGGCGTCGCGGTCGAACGTGCGCAGCCATTCCATGGTGGCGATGACGCTCACAATGCCTTCTTTCGTCGGTTTCATGGCGCGGCCCAGGCCCATGGTCTGGCGGGCGGTGGCGTCAATGAGCTCGCGGCTGCCCGCAACGACACCGGCCGTAAAGCCGTTGAGATGCTTCTGGTCGCTGAAAACCACCGCAGCCGCGCCCTGTTCCAACAACTCGCGCGCCAGAAAGGCCTCCGCCGCACCGTCCACGATTACGGGCACGCCGTGAGCGTCCGCAATCGCCACGAACTCCGCGAACGAAAGCTGGTTATGTTGCACGGTATGGTGGGAGAGCACAAAGACTGCTGCCGCCGTGTTAAGGGTAATGGCGCGGGCCATATGCTCGGGCAGGGCCCGGTTGACCTCGCCGAATTCCACCACGGTCGCGCCGGTCATGCGGATCATCTGAGTAATCGGCGCGCCGAAATTGACGGCATGGCCCTTCTGGATAATGACCTCATTCTTCATGCCGGTGGTGTCGGGCAGGGAGAGCACGTTGCCGAGGTTGTCGCCGGTCATGGCCCCTGCGCAGGTCACGGTGATGCCCGCCGCCGCGCAGTGGGTCACCGTGCCGGCCTCGGCGCCGGTGGCGTCGGCAATGGCCGCATCCGCCACCTTCAGGAATTCCGGCATGTCTACGAACTCCGACATGGCCTCCGCGACGCGACTCACGACCTCCGGCGGCACCGCCGCCGCGCCCAGATGCGTCATCTTGCCGCAGGCATTGATAATGGGCGTCAGCCCGTAGCGCTCATGAAACTGGGACATGGTTGCCTCTTTCTTGTCAGTTCACCGCAATTGCGTTCGAGCTAATTCTTCAATTCTCACACGTCACGCCTATTGTAAAGAATAGCACTCGACTCAAAGGCATGCGCAGTGGAAATGCCGCATAGGCAGGTATTTTAACTTCCAGGCACGTTTACCTGTCGTTAGGACGAGAGGTCGGCAGTTTCGCCGGGCACTCGTTCGCAAGTCTGGAGGCCACTTGGCCCATCGGCTCTGCAGGAACTTTACCTCACTCTCGACGGAAGGCGGGGCTAGGTTGCACTTGCAAAGATTCACCCTCACCCTAGCCCTCTCCCGTCGAGGGAGAGGGGACATCCGCGCTGTGGCGAGGATTATGCAAAGGTCTCCCCAGGGAGAGGGAGTAAGTCTTGGGCCTCTGGGCAGGGTCTTACAAGGGTCTCGCTAGAGCAAACTTTGCAGAACTCTTGCCGCAGCGAGGAAGTCTCCACTCCCTTGACGGAGACCTTTGCACAGCTCCGTCATTCCGGCGGAAGCCGGAATCCAGAAGGTTGAGGGTAGCTTGAGAATACTCGCTATGCAGCCAACTTTCACCCTGCACCACCCGGATTTCCCCATCACGGTAAAGGGGTTCTACAAGAGTCGCTTAGGGCAGAGGAATATGTTAAGGAAAGAGAGGGAGGTCTCGCACGAGGGAGTGGCTCTTTGAGTACTAGAGTGATGAGTTTGCTCAAGTGGTTCCGGCGATGGCGATGCCAGAATCTGCTGCGGCGTAAGGGGGCCCGAAGAACGGTCGTGAGTCTGCTCTGGATTCAAGTCCCTGCAACGGCTGGCCGCATATGAGCGAGCCGACCATGGCAAGAGCGTGTCAACAGAGTTATGGCACTTGGCTATCCTCGGCGCGTATGCTTTGATACTGGCAGCCTTGGGGAAAGTGCTGCACACGAACGCCGGGGAAGTGTGCCTTTAGGTACTCTGCCAGGGAGCGCATGCCCCACTCCTCGGCGGTGGCGTGGTTTACGACCAGCAGGGGCAGGTCGCGGTCCAGCGCCCAACTCCCGTCTCGCCAGAAGCTCATGCCGTCATCGGTCACCAGCAGTGCGTCGGGCGGGTTGCCCTCCTTGTCGCGCAGTTGCGCCATGTGAGGCACGCGGCAGGCGGCGCCCGTGCCGATGGCCAAGCGCTCCACCGTGCGCGTGAGGTCGCCGACCACCTGCACCTGGTCCTGTCCAATGGCGCTGAGCCGCGCGGCCAGGCTCTGCGCCAAGGCCTGGGCAGTTTGGCTTGGCACCGCATAGAGCCCATACCAGTGGCGCTCGTCCTCGGTCAGCGGCGGCCCCTCCAGTCCGAGACCCCGCGCCCAGCTATCGCGGATGCCGTGCGTCGGCATCACGTCCCACACGTCATGGCAGCGGTAGACGACCATGCCGGTCTCCGCCAGCCAGAGGCCCTTTGCTTCTGTGTAGGTATCGGCATATGCGCCGGGATCGTCATCGCGGTGCACGTAGAAGGTGGGTTCGTGGGTTACGAAGAAGTTGAATCCCTGCGCGTGCGCGGCTTTGAGCGTAGAAAACTGGCTCTGCCACGCCACGGCAATGCCGCGCACGTTCAAGCCGGGATCGCCTGACTTGAACGTATCCACGGTATGGCTCCAATCAACCCACGTGCCGACTGCCCGCATGTGCACGTCGAGTTCAAACGCGCGCATTGAATCCGCCTCTCCTTTAGACTTGGCGACGGTTTATCAGATTTCAGTAGACCACTTAGGCACTCTAGCCTGCATTTTGCCGGTCCGTCAAAGGAGGGAAACCGCATGGAATCGGATTGGCAGCGCGTACACGATTCGCGTCAGACATCGTCAACTGACGCCCGACTGGTAGGCAGCAGGACACTGGAACCCGGTTCGCTTGACCCGGACAGTCACGCGGTAGCCAATGCGGCCTCTCGGTATAATGGAGTCACCTACACAAGTAATCTCTCGTGAAGAACGCCATGTACCATCCCGGTCCACTCACACAGCAGTATCGTTTCTCGCCCCGCCCGCACAGCGCGCACCTCATCCCCTGGCGCACGTGGTCGGAAGCGGCGTTTGCCGAGGCGCAAGCGCGCAACCGGCCTATCCTGCTCTGCATCACTACGGCGTGGAGCCAGTGGTCGCATCTCATGGACGAGCGGGCGTATTCCGACGACACGGTGCAGTATCTCATCAAAACCGAGTTCGTGCCGGTGCGGGTGGATGCCGCCGAACGTCCCGACATCGACCGGCGTTACAACCGCGGCGGCTGGCCCACCACAGCATTTCTCACGCCGGAAGGCGAGCTCATGGCGGGGGCTACCTACATTCCCGTGCAGGAGATGCGCGACTTTCTGGTGGAACTCGCCGAAGAGTACCGCAAGAATCGCGACACCATCCGCGAGAAGCTCGGCGCGTTGGAAGAAAAGCGGCGGGAGGCTGAGGCTGCTGAGAAGGCCACGGACGGCGTGCTTACGCCCGCAATCGCCGCCGAATCGGTCGCCTACATCACCGCCGCGTTCGACCACGTGAACGGCGGTCTCGGCGACGCTCCCAAATTCACCC
This genomic interval carries:
- a CDS encoding PLP-dependent transferase; this translates as MSQFHERYGLTPIINACGKMTHLGAAAVPPEVVSRVAEAMSEFVDMPEFLKVADAAIADATGAEAGTVTHCAAAGITVTCAGAMTGDNLGNVLSLPDTTGMKNEVIIQKGHAVNFGAPITQMIRMTGATVVEFGEVNRALPEHMARAITLNTAAAVFVLSHHTVQHNQLSFAEFVAIADAHGVPVIVDGAAEAFLARELLEQGAAAVVFSDQKHLNGFTAGVVAGSRELIDATARQTMGLGRAMKPTKEGIVSVIATMEWLRTFDRDAYFADMDAKTDPVVAAMADIPGITAISEPDITGNPQARAKIIVDPAVTGTTAEAVCEALKAGTPSIHPRAHHVDEGFFYIDPVELRLSEVPTVIARLQEIFQNARVPVEV
- a CDS encoding extracellular solute-binding protein, whose product is MLSRRSLLAGTAALAAGCSTLDSPPSSPSPPPGVEIRVAAVGQEQFAFGFPFTGWPEEKYIRTVSTLEADKENKLGPTRVGYRVALRFFYELDPVFYQTQISAKEFEEVKAQALKAAEAMLEDFEADLVTVQPHQAHWLGREGLLLPLDPFSDSADAALEREFFPSVVSEFRSSGVLYGLPIAARPLMLYYDEAFLKEHDVPPPDASWNWHDLAENAARLTTYSEDGTVARWGLVAHLEEVWWALWQNEAMVLDPESSQCRLREPAARAALQFVQDLMHKQRVSPPLTGVDLQELLFNRSSLPAMLYDHPLSRFDLRGFRMAPLPRGRVHAVPMRAGLGLAIAARTKRPEEAYTALLGFNRAMQQQASIPAGRAAVARLSEFRTDLRQSEVAAIQHALAHGRAIPEPEPGWEYIAMYEAMQHLGRGEDVAAAVIGACDLVHKYRERQPSP
- a CDS encoding nucleotidyltransferase domain-containing protein, translating into MPLTREDVVQTIFQHRQEIAELGVAAIGLIGSVARDEAQDCSDLDVVIDLPPEHQTLREYFAIIDYLEAQFGSHVDVLMLDTLRPRFRQAIERDIIWVDLGRAGTQHEDAKPLT
- a CDS encoding Nif3-like dinuclear metal center hexameric protein is translated as MRAFELDVHMRAVGTWVDWSHTVDTFKSGDPGLNVRGIAVAWQSQFSTLKAAHAQGFNFFVTHEPTFYVHRDDDPGAYADTYTEAKGLWLAETGMVVYRCHDVWDVMPTHGIRDSWARGLGLEGPPLTEDERHWYGLYAVPSQTAQALAQSLAARLSAIGQDQVQVVGDLTRTVERLAIGTGAACRVPHMAQLRDKEGNPPDALLVTDDGMSFWRDGSWALDRDLPLLVVNHATAEEWGMRSLAEYLKAHFPGVRVQHFPQGCQYQSIRAEDSQVP